One genomic region from Vanacampus margaritifer isolate UIUO_Vmar chromosome 2, RoL_Vmar_1.0, whole genome shotgun sequence encodes:
- the LOC144043821 gene encoding GTPase KRas, whose translation MTEYKLVVVGAGGVGKSALTIQLIQNHFVDEYDPTIEDSYRKQVVIDGETCLLDILDTAGQEEYSAMRDQYMRTGEGFLCVYAINNIKSFEDVHLYREQINRVKDSDSVPMVLVGNKSDLSSRSVETRQAQELARSYGVPFVETSAKTRQGVEEAFYSLVREIRRYKETNRSNKKSKKSTQRRCVIL comes from the exons ATGACCGAGTACAAGCTTGTGGTGGTCGGCGCAGGAGGCGTGGGGAAGAGCGCTCTCACCATCCAGCTCATCCAGAATCACTTTGTGGATGAATATGATCCAACCATCGAG GACTCGTACAGGAAGCAGGTGGTGATCGACGGGGAGACGTGTCTGCTGGACATCCTGGACACTGCGGGTCAGGAGGAGTACAGCGCCATGAGGGACCAATACATGAGGACGGGGGAGGGCTTCCTCTGCGTCTACGCTATCAACAACATCAAGTCCTTCGAGGACGTGCACTTGTACAG AGAGCAGATCAACAGGGTGAAGGACAGCGACAGCGTTCCCATGGTGCTGGTGGGCAACAAGAGTGACTTGAGCTCACGCTCGGTGGAGACGCGACAGGCGCAGGAACTGGCCCGGAGCTACGGCGTGCCCTTTGTCGAGACCTCGGCCAAAACCAGACAG GGCGTGGAGGAAGCCTTCTATTCACTGGTGAGGGAGATCAGAAGATACAAGGAGACCAACCGCAGCAACAAGAAGAGCAAGAAGAGCACTCAGAGACGTTGCGTGATATTATAG